Part of the Janibacter alkaliphilus genome is shown below.
GGACGCACCCGGGCCAGCACCCGGGACATCCGGCCGGCGACCTCCTCGGAGGTCTCGCCCGGCGTGGCTCCGGGGCGGATGCTCTCGAAGACGTCCCAGCGCGGTCCCTGCTCCTGGCGCATCTCGTCGGTGGTGCGCCCCTCGGCGTCGCCGTAGTCCCACTCGCGCAGGTCGGTGTCGATCTCCGGGGTGAGCCCGGCCAGCTCGGCGGTGCGTCGGGCCCGCTGCAGGTCCGAGCAGAGCACCAGGCCGAAGCGGTACTCGTGCAGCACCGGCTCCAGCGTGGCCGCGTCGCGCTCGCCCTGCGGGGTCAGCGGCAGGTCGGTCAGGCCGGTGTGCTTGCCGACCTCGCTCCACTCGGTCTGCCCGTGGCGGACGAGGACGAGGCGGCCCGTCTCGGTGTCGGTCATGGCTGGCATCCTAGGTGCGTCCGCAGCGCCGGGCCGCCCGGGCGGTCCGCTGGAGCACGACCGATCGGAGCACCGATGAGCGAGCAGCCCACCGAGACCACCGAGACC
Proteins encoded:
- a CDS encoding histidine phosphatase family protein, which translates into the protein MTDTETGRLVLVRHGQTEWSEVGKHTGLTDLPLTPQGERDAATLEPVLHEYRFGLVLCSDLQRARRTAELAGLTPEIDTDLREWDYGDAEGRTTDEMRQEQGPRWDVFESIRPGATPGETSEEVAGRMSRVLARVRPVLTGSAGSPPADVCLVGHGHAMRILTATWLEKSPHFAAQLVLEAGALSVLGRYREDPCIVSWNVPVSARSGR